The Polyangium aurulentum genomic interval TCGCGGTGCCCCTTGGCCTTTTCGCGCGCCTCCGCGATGCTCTTTCCGACCTCCTCGACGATGTTCGCGCCGAACGCGCCGAGCTTCTGATCGAACTTCGCCGCAATGGGATCGAGATCCGTCCGCAAAGGGGGAGGCTCGCCGCGCCGCTCGGCCTCCGCGCGGGCGATGACGTCGGCGAAATGGGGCGGCAGGGCTGCGGCGAGCCCCACCGGATCCTTCTCGAAGGCGAGCAAGAGGTCCCGGTAATGCGCCTCGGCGAGGGGCTTCGTGCCGAGCCCCTCCGAGGCGACGAGCATCGTACGTACGTCCTCGAGGTCGTGCTCGCGCACCTCGATCACGCCGCGGAACGTGAGCTCGAGGACGTTGCGATCGAGGTCGGCGAGCAAGGTGTCGAGCGACATCGGCACCTCGCGGAACCGGCCCGCGTCGTCGTGCACGAAGGCGCGGACGCGCGTGCCGGGCAGGCGCGTGCGCAGCGTCGGCTCCGTCGCGGAGAGGTTCTGGAAGAGAAGCTCCTCGTCGCCGCGCAAATACCCGGGGAGCTGCTGATCCGGGGGGGCGGCGTGGAAGTGCGTCCAGTCGAAATCCTCGGCGTAGAACGGCGCGCGTTTGTCCTGCCAGGCCTTGCCGTACTCCTTGCCGACCTTCTGCGCGCGGGCGGGCCAGAGGGAGCTCACCGGGCCGAACCCGGCCGGGATCGGGCGATCGCCGCGGCTCCGCGTCGGTTGGTCGGGGTACTCCACGTTCGGCAGCTCGTCGCCGAGCCCCTTGCCCGAGGGGTTGTCCGCAAAACCGGGCCCGCCGAAGGCGTTCGCCCAGGTGAGGGGCATCTTCGTGAAGCCGAGCGGGGCCGAGGGGATGGCGCCGGGGAGTTTGTCGGACCAGGCGCGCCGCCCGACGACCCGCAAGGTCTTCGACCAGGCGCCGACCGCGAACCGGACCAGGCATTCGGTGAGCGGGGCGCCGCCGGCCGCGTGGCAATGGCCCTTGAAGAAGACCTCGGCGTTCAGCTTGTAATCAGCGAAATCACTGGGGAAGAGGATCTCCCCCGTGCGCTCTTCATCACCTTCGGCGAACGTCTCTCCGGAGAGAAACCGCTGATCGATGGGCTGCTCGACGACGGAGAGCACGCCGCCGGGCCCGAGCGCGTACGTCGCGCGAACGACGACCGTCATCTCGGGCTGCGGCGGGCGGCGCGAGGTGAGCTTGGTCCCGACGAGGAATGGAGTGAGGTTTTTCGTGAGCATCGACGTGCGCCTGTCCGGTCACATGCCGATGGCGACCTGCATCCCCTGAAGGTGAATGGCGAGCGCGGTGAGCTTCGAGTCCATGCTCATCTTCTTGTCGATGAGGGTCGTGTGGAGCCTGTCGAGCGTGGTATCGAGCTCCTTCAGCTTGACCTTCTTCTTCATCGAGTCCGTGTCCTCGTGCGTGCCGAACTTCCACTCGAAGCTGTTGCCGACCGTGAGGATGCGCTTGCAGGCGACCACCTCGACCTCGCCGACGAGCGCGGCGACGCTCACGCTGCCTTTCGCCGCGATGAGCTCCACGTCCGCCTGTCCCCCGGCGATCGTGAGGCTCCCGAGCGTGGCCCCGATCGTGGTCTCCATCTTCGAGGTGACGGTCGAAAAGTCGTTCACGGCGACGACGTTGGAGACGGTGTTTTGCGCGAGCGCATAGGTCTCCTCGTGCATCGCGGGCACGGGCCGGTCGATGCGGCCCGTCTTGGAGGTGATGGTCCCGTCGCAATACGTCGTCTCGCTGATGCTCTCGCTGACGTCCGTCGTCGAGCTCGTCGTCTTCGCGTACGTCTCCTCGGTGATCGAGGGGATGCGCCACGCCGCGCTGCCCGTGTAGCTCTCGATCTTGTCCGCCCAGGTTTTCTCGAGGATCTTCGGGTTTCCGTAGGGTTTTTCGAGCTTCGCGTTCCACTCCTCCGGGTGCTCGGAGCCCACCATGGAGTGCTTGAAACCGCCGTACCAGTGCTCGTAGAAGTCGCCGGCGTAATCGCTGGTCTGGCAGAAGTTGTTGGTGGTGTTCTCGAGGTGCCAGGTGCCGCGTTGCCCGAACAGGCCGGGCCGGAACTCGACGCGCACGCTCGCGCCGGGCATCGAGGCGGGGCCGAGATCCTGGACGTGACCGCCGGAGAGATCCCAGCCGCCCGAGCCTTCGGGGTTGTCCTGGCGGCTCATGACGACCATCTTGTAATTGCCGCGGATCACCTCGACCTTGTCGCCGTAGGTCGTGGAGATTCGATTGCCGTCGGTGTGATCCCACCAGCCGCCGCGCGAGAGCAGCGCCGCGCTGTGATCCATGCGCTCGGACTGGGGGCGTGATTGCCCCTCGAGGTCCGTCGGGCTCGACCGCGGATCGCCGACGCGCTGATCGTCGAGGAAAACGCCCCGGCTCGGCTCGGTCAGGACCTTGCCGTCCTTGTCCGTGAGGATCTTACCGTCCGCGTCCCTCTTCGGGAGGATGCCGACGCCGGTGTCGTCCGTGTTGACCTCGGCTCCGTAAGCATCCAGCTTCGGGCCGCCCTGGACCCCCGAGACCTCGAGCGCAATCTTGGCGAGCTTGAGCGCGCGTTGCGCCGCCGGATCGTCCTCGGGTGTCTTGTGGAAGGCGCCGAGCCGCAAAAACGAGCTCATGGTCTCGTCTTTGCGATCGCCCGTCTCGACTTTCCTCGAGTTGGGATCCTCTTTGTCGGACAGCACCAGCGGGCCTGGCTCGAGCCCCACCGGGTCAATCGCGAAATCGGGCACCGAAATCAGAAGATATTTGCCGTCCGCCGAGACTTCGTCCGCCATGTGCCCGCGCCTCCTGGAAAAGAAATGCTAACAGAGCGTGTATCGAGGTGTAAAGCTTCGAAATCGCAGATTCAGCGCGACATGCGCTCGCAAGCGCGCCGCAGCTCCTCGAGCTTGTCGGCCGACAGATGCAGCGTAATGCGATCTTTCCGATCCCCCTCGCGGTAGCCGAGCGTGAGGATCGCGATCCTCGCCGCCCCCGCGTCGCCGCGGCTCGACGACAGGACCCCGTCGAGGCGCCATTCAATCGATTCGACGACGGCGCCGTGATCGCCGAGGCTCTCGCGCAGGGCGCCCTCCGCGAGGGCCGCGCGCGCCGCATCATAACGCGAGAGCAAGAGCGGGGCGATCACCGCGGCCTCGGGCGAGAGCGGTCCGCCCGCGAGGCGCACCACGTCCTCTTCGAAGCGCTCGCGCGAAAGTCCCCGCGCGCTCGCCTCGCGCACGAGGAACCGTGACGCCCGCAGGGCGCGAGCGAGATCGTCCTTCGAGACCCCGAAGGTGCGCGCGAAGGCATCGAGCGCGGGCTCGACCGAGGGGGGCAAGGGATCGGGGAGCGCCGGGCCGAGCGCATCCCAGAATCGCGCCCTGGCGCCCTCGGGGAGGCGCGCCAGGGCTTGCAGATCCGTGATGATTGCGGCCGGCGCGGCCTCGCCACCGAGGCAAAACAAGGGGATGGTCACTTGCCGCCGCTCTTACCGCTCTGGATGATCGCGTCCTTCATCTCGATCAGAATGCCCGTCGCCGTCTTGATGCGATGCGCGGCCGCGGATCTCGCCCCGACGGGCGAGGCGGTGTGCGTGTTCGGCACGGTGTGCAGGATGATGGGCCGGTCCGGATCGCCGTCGATGAAGCCGACGAGGACCTCGGTCCCGGGCTTCAAGGGGTGATGGTGCCCGTAGCCCGCTCCGGAGTGCGGCTGGGCCATGCGAATGCGGCGCGAGACCAGCGGTCGTTCGCCCGTCGGCGACATGTCGAACATGAAACGGACGAGGTAGCGGCCCTCGTCGTCGAGGCGCGCGAAGATGCTCTCGGTGCCCTCCATCTCGTGCGCGACGACGCCG includes:
- a CDS encoding DUF2169 family type VI secretion system accessory protein — protein: MLTKNLTPFLVGTKLTSRRPPQPEMTVVVRATYALGPGGVLSVVEQPIDQRFLSGETFAEGDEERTGEILFPSDFADYKLNAEVFFKGHCHAAGGAPLTECLVRFAVGAWSKTLRVVGRRAWSDKLPGAIPSAPLGFTKMPLTWANAFGGPGFADNPSGKGLGDELPNVEYPDQPTRSRGDRPIPAGFGPVSSLWPARAQKVGKEYGKAWQDKRAPFYAEDFDWTHFHAAPPDQQLPGYLRGDEELLFQNLSATEPTLRTRLPGTRVRAFVHDDAGRFREVPMSLDTLLADLDRNVLELTFRGVIEVREHDLEDVRTMLVASEGLGTKPLAEAHYRDLLLAFEKDPVGLAAALPPHFADVIARAEAERRGEPPPLRTDLDPIAAKFDQKLGAFGANIVEEVGKSIAEAREKAKGHRDIEPELAKAAASVDDEPPGMMVRKPGVLPPLGLRKTMRGVLDEVAHVRKTLADQDIPADEREKLATKLADLEAVPHDPRWQQLDPAYRPPTGPISTDEPGPGRDLSDQDLTGRDLRGLDLRGANLEGAILTRADLSGADLSGANLRDAVLFKTNLEGARLVSADLRRANLARVRAKKADFTGASLETAFFEDGDLEGATLANASGPYAIFTRANLASARAERADFEQADFTEATIEGASLERASLVSALFSRVRGRKARLAGARLSGASFHDAHLVLASLADAVGEKVLLEGANLEDADLSHADLPGAHFTRVSAAHASFVRANLPGARFYKAKLENVDATQANFFEADFSRALVSRMKFVKANLYEANFTATQGKDADFNGANLKRSTLERGA
- a CDS encoding COMM domain-containing protein, with product MTIPLFCLGGEAAPAAIITDLQALARLPEGARARFWDALGPALPDPLPPSVEPALDAFARTFGVSKDDLARALRASRFLVREASARGLSRERFEEDVVRLAGGPLSPEAAVIAPLLLSRYDAARAALAEGALRESLGDHGAVVESIEWRLDGVLSSSRGDAGAARIAILTLGYREGDRKDRITLHLSADKLEELRRACERMSR